In one Lolium rigidum isolate FL_2022 chromosome 3, APGP_CSIRO_Lrig_0.1, whole genome shotgun sequence genomic region, the following are encoded:
- the LOC124698835 gene encoding uncharacterized protein LOC124698835 — MGNLISAGAGAAAASGGKVVMADGSVRALSEPVSVAELMMDHPRHFVVDARVLQQRKGGAGGGARKVAPLPADHVLGAGGLYVLLPATRGKVSADEARRVLTASRSLARSKSMPGGLMRKMSSRKRRDADGPAKHEAATAAAMAEMERREEPVPTETDGFEDHRPEFLSREMSCRGWKPSLNTIEERVMPKKVSHWLF; from the coding sequence ATGGGCAACCTGATCTCAGCTGGCGCGGGGGCGGCCGCAGCGAGCGGAGGGAAGGTGGTGATGGCGGACGGGAGCGTGCGGGCGCTCAGCGAGCCCGTGTCCGTGGCGGAGCTCATGATGGACCACCCGCGCCACTTCGTCGTCGACGCGCGGGTGCTGCAGCAGCGgaagggcggcgccggcggcggggccCGGAAGGTCGCGCCGCTGCCGGCCGACCACGTGCTGGGCGCCGGCGGGCTGTACGTCCTGCTGCCGGCCACGCGCGGAAAGGTTTCTGCCGACGAGGCGCGGCGCGTGCTCACCGCGTCCCGGTCGCTGGCGCGGTCCAAGTCAATGCCCGGCGGGCTGATGAGGAAGATGTCGTCTCGGAAGAGACGCGACGCCGATGGGCCAGCCAAGCACGAGGCAGCGACGGCCGCGGCCATGGCGGAAATGGAGAGGAGGGAGGAGCCGGTGCCGACGGAGACGGACGGGTTCGAGGATCACCGGCCGGAGTTCCTGAGCCGGGAGATGTCGTGCAGGGGGTGGAAGCCCAGCCTGAACACCATCGAAGAGCGAGTCATGCCCAAGAAGGTGTCTCATTGGCTCTTCTGA